In a genomic window of Microterricola viridarii:
- a CDS encoding GNAT family N-acetyltransferase yields the protein MNAQGEPATAPPGGAEPGKTPIEIRLVPIPARLGTPDARPFEQVIEFTGIIEEEAWGHRDAWLGPASSLAEYSHSSFTHRTLLAAWRDGEVVGCGRVRYELDANDRTAFVWVATAPSVRGQGLGDRMLALVEELALDAGRSTLSSYTDHSAQTIAAAAPSARRLAASVGAAVIPETDPRARFAMRNGYALAQMERVSVYERAHGENGLPALQRALAEAAQRTGEDYELLSWGDETPEEYIDSFADALGRMALDAPAADLLVEPELWNAERVREYESEAAIAGMGLLRAAALDRNTGVIAAYTELELPAEHPTLAHQSDTLVLAEHRGNGLGMLLKAANLLSLAEVAPARRRVFTWNADENEHMLRINADLGFELLGYIGSWQKVLDTE from the coding sequence ATGAATGCGCAGGGCGAGCCAGCCACCGCACCCCCCGGCGGCGCGGAACCCGGCAAGACACCGATCGAGATCCGCCTGGTGCCCATTCCCGCGCGCCTCGGCACGCCGGACGCCCGCCCGTTCGAGCAGGTCATCGAGTTCACCGGGATCATCGAAGAGGAGGCGTGGGGGCACCGCGACGCGTGGCTCGGGCCGGCGTCCTCGCTCGCCGAGTACAGCCACAGCTCGTTCACCCACCGCACCCTGCTGGCCGCGTGGCGGGATGGCGAGGTGGTCGGCTGCGGGCGGGTGCGCTACGAGCTCGACGCCAACGACCGCACGGCCTTCGTCTGGGTGGCCACCGCGCCGTCGGTGCGCGGGCAGGGGCTCGGCGACCGGATGCTCGCCCTGGTCGAGGAGCTGGCACTGGATGCCGGCCGCAGCACCCTCTCCAGCTACACCGACCACTCGGCGCAGACCATTGCGGCCGCCGCCCCGAGCGCCCGACGCCTCGCCGCATCCGTGGGCGCCGCGGTGATCCCGGAGACCGACCCGCGAGCACGCTTCGCGATGCGAAACGGCTACGCCCTGGCCCAGATGGAGCGGGTGAGCGTGTACGAGCGGGCGCACGGCGAGAACGGCCTGCCCGCGCTGCAGCGGGCGCTCGCCGAGGCCGCCCAGCGCACGGGCGAGGACTACGAGCTGCTCAGCTGGGGCGACGAGACGCCCGAGGAGTACATCGACTCCTTCGCCGACGCGCTCGGCCGGATGGCGCTCGACGCCCCGGCGGCCGACCTGCTGGTGGAGCCGGAGCTGTGGAACGCCGAGCGAGTGCGCGAGTACGAGAGCGAGGCGGCGATCGCCGGGATGGGCCTGCTGCGCGCCGCCGCCCTCGACCGCAACACCGGCGTCATCGCGGCATACACGGAGCTGGAACTGCCGGCCGAGCACCCGACGCTCGCCCACCAGTCGGACACCCTCGTGCTGGCGGAGCACCGCGGGAATGGCCTCGGCATGCTGCTCAAGGCGGCGAACCTGCTCAGCCTGGCCGAGGTCGCTCCGGCCAGGCGGCGGGTCTTCACCTGGAACGCCGACGAGAACGAGCACATGCTGCGCATCAACGCCGATCTCGGCTTCGAGCTGCTCGGCTACATCGGCTCCTGGCAGAAGGTGCTCGACACCGAGTAG